From Cellulomonas dongxiuzhuiae, the proteins below share one genomic window:
- a CDS encoding glycoside hydrolase family 9 protein, producing MVSRRTRRALRAATAITSAGVLAAVGLLPAVAVDDGFDDGPGAWIAYGTDGDIDTSSGALCVDVPADSAQYGVGVVLNGVAVEEGATYTFAYTASATTDVTIRALVGQNGAPYGTVLDTTPALTSQAATVEETFTATASYPATATDESPEGQIAFQLGGFTDEAWTFCLDDVSLSSESELLPHTSFAEGLGPWDLYGTGEPSFADGEMCVEVPGGNANPWDAGLSFTGLPIEEGQNYVLTLTGRTDPATPVRVIVGEGGGDYRMVLEQSAAPLGVEQTTLSYPFTAGLAFPADGDAPGQVAIHLGKSAAYTFCLSGVSLTTSATPPPPYEPDTGPRVRVNQVGYLPLGPKRATLVTDATQAVQWQLLDADGDELAQGESEPVGADASSGQDVHVIDFSEVETTGTGLTLVADGETSHPFAIAEDLYGQLRYDALNYFYLARSGIDIEASIVGEEYAREAGHVGVAPNQGDTDVPCIGPRDYYDGWTCDYTLDVTGGWYDAGDHGKYVVNGGIAVAQLLSTYERTLTAAGASAGALDDSTLNLPERGNGVPDVLDEARWELEWMLKMVAPSGEYAGMVHHKIHDEGWTGLPLAPADDPQVRSLHRPSTAATLNLAAVAAQGARLFADYDEEFSATLLETARSTYEAALAHPDVYAPAAAGSDGGGPYDDSDVTDEFYWAAAELYVTTGEDRYAADVTASPHHTGDVFGPGGFHWGGTAALGRLTLATVPNALPDRDAVRASVVAGADAYLAAQAQQPWGSVYSPSGGNYDWGSNSSVTNILVVVATAYDLTGDEQYLRGTLEGLDYLFGRNALNQSYVTGWGTVSSQNQHSRWFAAQLDPSLPHPPPGSLAGGPNSMRGTWDPTMQATLADGCAPAMCYLDEISSWASNEITINWNSSLSWVASFAADQQDGAPTAVAPVVTTQPVDVTVALGATATFTTAASGVPAPQVQWQVRDGATWRDVPGATATTLEVVGTAARAGAQYRAVFTNASGSVTTATARLLVAPQAPVVVKHPVDASGRTGTFVTFSAAASGYPEPTVSWQVRWGSGKWITVPFARSTTLRVLVTPLAHGTQYRAVFTNPGGKVATDGARLTPRSGR from the coding sequence GTGGTTTCTCGAAGGACGCGTCGCGCGCTGCGCGCGGCGACGGCGATCACCAGCGCGGGCGTGCTCGCGGCGGTCGGGCTGCTGCCTGCCGTCGCGGTCGACGACGGCTTCGACGACGGACCCGGCGCGTGGATCGCGTACGGCACCGACGGCGACATCGACACGAGCAGCGGTGCGCTGTGCGTCGACGTCCCTGCAGACTCGGCCCAGTACGGGGTCGGCGTCGTCCTGAACGGCGTGGCCGTCGAGGAGGGCGCCACCTACACGTTCGCCTACACGGCGAGCGCGACGACCGACGTCACGATCCGCGCGCTCGTGGGCCAGAACGGTGCGCCCTACGGGACCGTGCTGGACACGACGCCCGCGCTGACGTCGCAGGCCGCGACGGTCGAGGAGACCTTCACCGCCACCGCGTCCTACCCCGCGACCGCGACGGACGAGTCGCCGGAAGGGCAGATCGCCTTCCAGCTCGGCGGGTTCACCGACGAGGCGTGGACCTTCTGCCTCGACGACGTCTCGCTGAGCAGCGAGAGCGAGCTGCTCCCGCACACGTCGTTCGCCGAGGGCCTGGGCCCGTGGGACCTGTACGGCACCGGTGAGCCGAGCTTCGCCGACGGCGAGATGTGCGTCGAGGTGCCCGGCGGCAACGCCAACCCGTGGGACGCCGGCCTGTCCTTCACCGGTCTGCCGATCGAGGAGGGCCAGAACTACGTCCTGACCCTGACCGGTCGCACCGACCCGGCGACACCCGTGCGCGTGATCGTCGGCGAGGGTGGCGGCGACTACCGCATGGTCCTGGAGCAGTCGGCAGCGCCGCTGGGCGTCGAGCAGACGACGCTGTCGTACCCGTTCACCGCGGGGCTCGCCTTCCCCGCGGACGGTGACGCGCCCGGTCAGGTCGCGATCCACCTCGGCAAGTCCGCCGCGTACACCTTCTGCCTCTCGGGGGTCTCGTTGACCACGTCCGCCACGCCGCCGCCGCCGTACGAGCCGGACACCGGCCCGCGGGTGCGCGTCAACCAGGTGGGCTACCTGCCGCTCGGCCCCAAGCGCGCGACGCTCGTGACCGACGCGACGCAGGCCGTGCAGTGGCAGCTGCTCGACGCCGACGGCGACGAGCTCGCGCAGGGCGAGTCGGAGCCCGTCGGGGCGGACGCGTCGTCCGGCCAGGACGTGCACGTCATCGACTTCTCGGAGGTCGAGACCACCGGCACGGGCCTCACGCTCGTCGCCGACGGCGAGACGAGCCACCCGTTCGCGATCGCCGAGGACCTCTACGGCCAGCTGCGCTACGACGCGCTGAACTACTTCTACCTCGCGCGCTCGGGCATCGACATCGAGGCCTCGATCGTCGGCGAGGAGTACGCCCGCGAGGCGGGCCACGTGGGGGTCGCGCCCAACCAGGGCGACACCGACGTGCCGTGCATCGGCCCGCGCGACTACTACGACGGCTGGACGTGCGACTACACGCTCGACGTCACCGGCGGCTGGTACGACGCGGGTGACCACGGCAAGTACGTCGTCAACGGCGGCATCGCCGTCGCCCAGCTGCTCTCGACGTACGAGCGCACGCTGACGGCGGCCGGCGCGAGCGCCGGCGCGCTCGACGACAGCACGCTGAACCTCCCCGAGCGGGGCAACGGCGTGCCCGACGTGCTCGACGAGGCGCGCTGGGAGCTGGAGTGGATGCTCAAGATGGTCGCGCCGTCCGGCGAGTACGCCGGCATGGTGCACCACAAGATCCACGACGAGGGGTGGACGGGTCTGCCGCTCGCACCGGCCGACGACCCGCAGGTGCGCTCGCTGCACCGGCCCTCGACCGCGGCGACGCTCAACCTCGCGGCCGTCGCCGCGCAGGGGGCCCGCCTCTTCGCCGACTACGACGAGGAGTTCTCGGCCACCCTGCTCGAGACCGCCCGCAGCACGTACGAGGCCGCGCTCGCGCACCCCGACGTGTACGCGCCGGCCGCCGCGGGCAGCGACGGGGGCGGTCCCTACGACGACTCCGACGTCACGGACGAGTTCTACTGGGCTGCGGCCGAGCTGTACGTCACGACCGGTGAGGACCGGTACGCGGCGGACGTCACGGCCAGCCCGCACCACACGGGCGACGTGTTCGGGCCCGGCGGGTTCCACTGGGGCGGGACGGCGGCCCTCGGGCGCCTGACGCTCGCGACGGTGCCGAACGCGCTGCCGGACCGCGACGCCGTGCGCGCGTCCGTCGTCGCCGGTGCCGACGCGTACCTGGCGGCGCAGGCGCAGCAGCCCTGGGGGTCGGTGTACTCGCCGTCGGGCGGCAACTACGACTGGGGCTCCAACTCGTCGGTGACGAACATCCTCGTGGTGGTCGCCACGGCGTACGACCTGACCGGTGACGAGCAGTACCTGCGCGGCACCCTCGAGGGCCTGGACTACCTGTTCGGGCGCAACGCGCTCAACCAGTCCTACGTGACCGGGTGGGGCACGGTGTCGTCGCAGAACCAGCACTCGCGCTGGTTCGCGGCGCAGCTCGACCCGTCGCTGCCGCACCCGCCCCCGGGCTCGCTCGCGGGTGGACCCAACTCGATGCGCGGCACGTGGGACCCGACCATGCAGGCCACGCTCGCGGACGGCTGCGCGCCGGCCATGTGCTACCTCGACGAGATCAGCTCGTGGGCGTCGAACGAGATCACGATCAACTGGAACTCCTCGCTGTCGTGGGTCGCGTCGTTCGCGGCGGACCAGCAGGACGGTGCGCCGACGGCGGTCGCACCCGTGGTCACCACGCAGCCCGTCGACGTGACGGTCGCGCTCGGTGCGACGGCCACGTTCACGACCGCGGCGTCGGGCGTACCCGCGCCGCAGGTGCAGTGGCAGGTGCGGGACGGTGCGACGTGGCGTGACGTGCCGGGTGCGACGGCGACCACGCTCGAGGTCGTCGGCACCGCGGCGAGGGCCGGGGCGCAGTACCGCGCGGTGTTCACCAACGCGTCCGGCTCGGTGACGACCGCCACGGCGCGGCTGCTCGTCGCGCCGCAGGCCCCGGTGGTCGTGAAGCACCCCGTCGACGCGTCGGGGCGCACGGGCACGTTCGTGACCTTCTCCGCGGCGGCGTCGGGGTACCCGGAGCCGACGGTGAGCTGGCAGGTGCGCTGGGGCTCGGGGAAGTGGATCACCGTGCCCTTCGCCCGCAGCACGACGCTGCGGGTCCTGGTGACGCCGCTCGCCCACGGCACGCAGTACCGCGCGGTCTTCACGAACCCCGGCGGGAAGGTGGCGACCGACGGTGCGCGCCTGACGCCGCGCTCGGGGAGATGA
- a CDS encoding bifunctional riboflavin kinase/FAD synthetase, with product MQVWTDVSQVPTGWGPSVVTLGNFDGVHRGHVAVLTRMVEDARAAGAHAVAVTFTPHPAQVHRPEEAPPRLLGDADRTEMLAATGLDALLLVTYTLDFARQTPQEFVERYLVGALRARTVVVGRDVRFGWQNSGDLSTMRELGERYGFEVEVIEDVRPGGVPDDVPAHRRWSSTWVRELLAVGDVRAAADVLGRYHRVRGVVVHGDARGRELGYPTANLGETTGMVPADGVYAGWLRRGERRPDGTSVAEQDRVLPAAVSIGTNPTFDGRERRVEAYVLGRTDLDLYDEEVVLELVARLRPTLRFTSVAGLLHQMAVDVQDVGRELGVATAGPPSPA from the coding sequence GTGCAGGTCTGGACCGACGTGTCGCAGGTGCCGACGGGGTGGGGGCCGTCCGTCGTGACGCTCGGCAACTTCGACGGCGTCCACCGGGGGCACGTCGCGGTGCTGACGCGCATGGTCGAGGACGCGCGGGCCGCGGGCGCGCACGCCGTGGCGGTGACGTTCACGCCGCACCCGGCGCAGGTGCACCGCCCCGAGGAGGCGCCGCCGCGGCTGCTCGGTGACGCCGACCGGACCGAGATGCTGGCGGCGACGGGCCTCGACGCCCTGCTCCTGGTGACCTACACCCTGGACTTCGCCCGGCAGACCCCGCAGGAGTTCGTCGAGCGGTACCTGGTAGGAGCGCTGCGCGCCCGGACCGTCGTGGTGGGGCGGGACGTGCGGTTCGGCTGGCAGAACTCCGGCGACCTGTCGACCATGCGCGAGCTGGGGGAGAGGTACGGCTTCGAGGTCGAGGTCATCGAGGACGTGCGCCCCGGCGGCGTCCCGGACGACGTGCCGGCGCACCGCCGCTGGTCATCGACGTGGGTGCGCGAGCTCCTCGCGGTGGGGGACGTGCGGGCTGCGGCCGACGTGCTCGGCCGGTACCACCGGGTACGGGGTGTCGTCGTGCACGGCGACGCCCGCGGGCGTGAGCTCGGGTACCCGACGGCGAACCTGGGGGAGACGACCGGCATGGTGCCGGCCGACGGCGTGTACGCGGGCTGGCTGCGGCGCGGCGAGCGGCGGCCCGACGGCACGTCCGTCGCCGAGCAGGACCGCGTGCTGCCGGCGGCCGTGTCGATCGGCACCAACCCCACCTTCGACGGGCGTGAGCGACGGGTGGAGGCGTACGTGCTGGGCCGGACCGACCTCGACCTGTACGACGAGGAGGTCGTGCTCGAGCTCGTCGCGCGGCTGCGCCCGACGCTGCGCTTCACGTCCGTCGCCGGGCTGCTCCACCAGATGGCGGTCGACGTGCAGGACGTCGGGCGGGAGCTCGGCGTCGCCACGGCGGGGCCCCCGTCGCCCGCGTGA
- the rpsO gene encoding 30S ribosomal protein S15 — MPLDLAVKQSIMTEYATHEGDTGSPEVQIAVLTQRIKDLTEHLKAHKHDHHSRRGLLLLVGRRRRLLGYLQKVDINRYRALIERLGLRR, encoded by the coding sequence GTGCCGCTCGACCTTGCCGTCAAGCAGTCCATCATGACCGAGTACGCCACCCACGAGGGTGACACGGGCTCGCCCGAGGTCCAGATCGCCGTTCTCACGCAGCGCATCAAGGACCTCACCGAGCACCTCAAGGCTCACAAGCACGACCACCACAGCCGCCGTGGGCTGCTCCTGCTCGTCGGGCGCCGTCGCCGGCTGCTCGGCTACCTGCAGAAGGTCGACATCAACCGCTACCGCGCGCTCATCGAGCGCCTCGGC